The DNA region TACGCCGCCTGGACTTGACCCGGCGTTGCAGTTCCCCGGTTCGCTGGGCGGCATGAACTGGGGCAGCGTTTCGGTTGACCCGACCAACAGCTACATGTTCGTCAATGACATGCGCCTGGGCCTGGCCAACTACATGATCCCGCGCGACAAGATCGCTGCCGGTGCCAGCGGTATCGAAATGGGCGTAGTGCCACAGACCGGCACACCTTTCGGAGCCATGCGTCAGCGTTTCCTGTCTGCCGTCGGCATTCCCTGCCAGGCACCGCCGTTCGGCACTATGTCGGCGATTGACCTGAAAACCAGAAAACTGATGTGGCAGGTTCCGGTCGGCACGGTGAAGGACACCGGCCCGATGGGTATTCGCATGGGTCTGCCAATCCCGATCGGCATGCCCACACTGGGCGCTTCGTTGTCCACCCAGTCGGGCTTGCTGTTCTTCGCCGGTACGCAGGATTTCTACCTGCGCGCCTTCGACAGCGGCAACGGCAATGAAATCTGGAAGGCACGTCTGCCAGTCGGCAGCCAGTCCGGCCCGATGACCTACGTATCGCCCAAGACCGGCAGGCAGTACATCCTGCTCACCGCCGGCGGCGCTCGCCAGTCGCCTGATCGCGGCGATTATGTGATTGCCTACGCGTTGCCCAGGTAACGCATGTCACCTCTGAGGGGCAAATGCTGCCCCTCACCCTTGTTGACCTTGCTGCGCCGCTTTCACATCGCTCCAATATCCGGCTTGCCCGTCCCCGATCCGCCATAGATCGGTGGATGGGTGACGATGTGTGTCAGGTCGACCGCCGAGGCCAGCAGTTTCTGCAGGTCCGGGCGCGGGCGAGACAGACGCGGGTCGTTCGCCGTCGCGTGTTCAATCGCCTCGGCGCAGGCCAGCAGTTTCGCGTCGCCACGAAAGCCGCCAATGATCTGTAGCCCGAACGGCATGCCTTGCTGGTCGGTGCCGCAGGGCAGGGACAACGCCGGGTTGGTGGTCAGGGTGATGGTGTAGCACAGCGCCAGCCAGCGATAGTAATTGTCCAGTGGCACGCCGTTGACTTCGCGCAGGTACAGCTCGCTCCACGGGAAGGGCGATACCGGCGTGGTGGGCGCGAGGATCAGGTCGTAATACTCGAATTGCTTCTGGAAAGCGCGAAAGATCCGGCTCTGTTCACCATGCGCCTTGACGCAGTCCTGCAAGGACATCGCCGCTCCCATTTCGAAGTTGGCGCGGGTGTTGGGGCCCAGCGCATCCGGGTCGCGGTCGTGGGCGTCTTGTAGGCCTGCAACGAAGGCTTCGGCGCGTAGCACATCAAAGGTGCGATGGGCACTGCTCAGGTTCAGGTCGATGGCTTCGCAGGATTTGAATAGCGGCCTCAGTGCGTTGATCTTTTCCCGGAAGACTGCGCGGATACCGGTGTCCACCGCGCAGGTACCGAAATCTTCGCTATAGCCGACCCGCAACTGGCTGAGGTCGACAATGCGCGGCGCGAAGTCATCCTCGGCGACGGCATAGCTCAACGGATCGGACTGCCCAAGCCCGGCGCTGGCGCGCAGCTGCAGCAGGGTGTCGGCAACAGTGCGGCCCATGGGACCGACCACGGAAATCGGTGTCCAGCCGAGCTTCTTGCGCTCGCTCGGCACCAGCCCCGGCGAAGGGCGCAGGCCGACGATGCCGCACAGTGCCGCAGGAATACGCAGCGAGCCACCGGTGTCCGAACCGCTGCACAACGGCACCATGTCCACGGCCAGCGCGGCGGCCGAGCCACCTGAAGAACCGCCGGCATTCAGCTCAGGGTTGAACGGGTTGCCGGTCGCGCCCCACACCACGTTGCGGGTGTTGGCACCTGCACCCAGTTCCGGGACGTTGGTCTTGCCGACCATGATCGCCCCGGCTGCGCGCAGGCGCGACACGAACAGGTTGTCCTGGGCAGGGATGTTGTCGCGAAACAGCTGCGAGCCGTAAGTGGTGAGCACCCCGGCGGTTTCTTCCAGGTCCTTGATACCGATCGGCAGGCCGTGCAGCAGACCCAGCGGTTCGCCTTGCAGCACAGCCTGCTCGGCCAACAGCGCTTCATCGCGGGCGCGCTCGAAACAGGTCGCGGCAAACGCATTGATCTTTGGATTCAGGCTTTCGATACGCGCGATGCAAGCGTCCAGCAATTCCACTGGAGAGAGCTGTTTGTTGCCGATCAGCGCCCGCAGTTCGGTGGCGGATTTGCCGAGCAGTTCGGATGGATTTTGCATGGGGTGTTCCTCACTGGACTGTACAAATCAAACGGGTTATCGCGCCAGGCGTCTTCGTTTTGACACGTATTCTGCGCTGCATTTTCGGCGATCATGCTGGCCCTTTCGCGAACAAGTTCGCTCCTACGGCCTACGGCCAGAATCAAAAGCGGACTTATATATAACGCGGATCGCGGGCACGATAGGTGCTCTCCCGAACGATCATCGTGCCGATGCTCCGCGTCGGTATGCCGTTCGTGACGCTCTGCGTCACACATCTACGTCGCGCGCTTTCCTTCAGGCCGAACGCAGCAAGCGGGCAGTCTCTTCAAACATCCCCCAAGGCCAGAATCGTCGCCACCAGCGCCTGGCCCCTGGGCACCAGGGTGTTCAGCTCCAGGTACTCACGGTCGGTATGCACTTTCCCTCCTACCGGACCGAGGCCGCACAGGGTCGGGATGCCGAGGCTGGCGGTGAAGCCCGAGTCGGCGCAGCCGCCGGTGAATTCGCCTTCCACGCTGAACCCCAGTTCCTGCGCAAGCCCTTGATAAAGACTCAGCAGTTGCGTGCTGTGCCTGGCTTCCATCGGCAGAAAGGTCGTGGCCTCCAGCACGCGGGCCGATGTGCCGGGCAGTTCCTCTTCGGCGACGATGGCCTGGACCGCAGCGAGAATTTCATCCCATTGCCTGAGCTCGACAAAGCGCACATCGAGCCTGGCCGAAGCGCTGGGCGCAACCGTGTTGCTGGAAGTGCCGCCCGACATCAGCCCGACATTGGTGGTGACGCCCGCGGCATAATCCGTCAGCGCGTGCAGCTTGATCACTTTGT from Pseudomonas syringae includes:
- a CDS encoding amidase yields the protein MQNPSELLGKSATELRALIGNKQLSPVELLDACIARIESLNPKINAFAATCFERARDEALLAEQAVLQGEPLGLLHGLPIGIKDLEETAGVLTTYGSQLFRDNIPAQDNLFVSRLRAAGAIMVGKTNVPELGAGANTRNVVWGATGNPFNPELNAGGSSGGSAAALAVDMVPLCSGSDTGGSLRIPAALCGIVGLRPSPGLVPSERKKLGWTPISVVGPMGRTVADTLLQLRASAGLGQSDPLSYAVAEDDFAPRIVDLSQLRVGYSEDFGTCAVDTGIRAVFREKINALRPLFKSCEAIDLNLSSAHRTFDVLRAEAFVAGLQDAHDRDPDALGPNTRANFEMGAAMSLQDCVKAHGEQSRIFRAFQKQFEYYDLILAPTTPVSPFPWSELYLREVNGVPLDNYYRWLALCYTITLTTNPALSLPCGTDQQGMPFGLQIIGGFRGDAKLLACAEAIEHATANDPRLSRPRPDLQKLLASAVDLTHIVTHPPIYGGSGTGKPDIGAM